A portion of the Pseudomonas synxantha BG33R genome contains these proteins:
- a CDS encoding lipocalin-like domain-containing protein — protein MKIKALGWGVLLLLLSACDKPPAPEESFAGLGSDAAEFAQVVPGKVFSFPEDHGPHPGFRIEWWYVTANLKDAQGNVFGVQWTLFRNAVNAGPMQQGWCDSTIWLGHAAVTSATHHYAAERFARGGVGQAGAQALPFNAWIDDWNFASRPGATSALADMQLKASGAQFAYDLQLTSSRPLVLQGDNGYSRKSDQGQASYYYSQPFFTATGSISIDGQTYEVSGPAWLDREWSSQPLAASQTGWDWFSLHLDRGAQLMLFRVRDKDGGGYLTGTWIDAQGRTETLHNADIQLAPLTRTEIDGRSIPTRWSLKIPGKHLDITTEAVNPKAWMNLGIPYWEGPVKFEGGVGYLEMTGY, from the coding sequence ATGAAGATTAAAGCGTTGGGGTGGGGGGTGTTGCTGCTGCTGTTGAGTGCCTGTGACAAGCCGCCTGCACCCGAGGAAAGCTTCGCCGGGCTGGGCAGCGATGCGGCGGAATTTGCCCAAGTGGTCCCCGGCAAAGTCTTCAGCTTCCCCGAAGATCACGGCCCGCACCCAGGCTTTCGCATCGAATGGTGGTACGTCACCGCCAACCTCAAGGATGCCCAGGGCAATGTGTTCGGCGTGCAATGGACCTTGTTTCGCAACGCCGTGAATGCCGGGCCGATGCAGCAAGGCTGGTGCGACTCCACCATCTGGCTCGGCCACGCCGCCGTCACCAGCGCTACCCACCACTACGCCGCCGAACGCTTCGCCCGTGGTGGCGTCGGCCAGGCCGGAGCGCAAGCGTTGCCGTTCAACGCCTGGATCGACGACTGGAACTTCGCCAGCCGCCCAGGCGCCACTAGCGCTCTGGCCGATATGCAACTCAAGGCCAGTGGCGCGCAATTCGCCTACGACCTGCAACTGACCTCCAGCCGCCCGTTGGTGCTGCAAGGTGACAACGGCTACAGCCGCAAATCCGACCAGGGCCAGGCGTCGTACTACTACAGCCAGCCGTTTTTCACCGCCACCGGCAGCATCAGTATCGACGGCCAGACGTACGAAGTCAGCGGCCCGGCCTGGCTCGACCGCGAATGGAGCAGCCAACCCCTGGCCGCCAGCCAGACCGGCTGGGACTGGTTCTCCCTGCACCTGGATCGGGGCGCGCAACTGATGCTCTTTCGCGTGCGAGACAAAGACGGCGGCGGGTACCTCACCGGAACCTGGATCGACGCCCAGGGCCGCACCGAGACCCTGCACAACGCAGATATTCAACTGGCGCCGCTGACCAGAACCGAGATTGACGGGCGCAGCATTCCTACGCGCTGGTCGCTGAAGATCCCCGGCAAACACCTGGACATCACCACCGAGGCGGTCAATCCGAAAGCGTGGATGAACCTGGGGATTCCCTACTGGGAAGGGCCGGTGAAGTTCGAGGGTGGGGTGGGGTATTTGGAGATGACGGGGTATTAG
- a CDS encoding ABC transporter permease: MAVFCWALRALLSHWRRHPVQFFSVLTGLWLATALLTGVQALNSQARDGYARASQLIGGEPQASLSAPDGAAFPQALFAQLRRAGWPVSPVVQGRVVLKGHEEQRLQLMGIEPVSLPGSGSVAGQRLSQAQMLAFFQAPGRTWVAAQTLEALGLHAGEQPLTASGQRLPPLQVQPDMAPGMLLTDIGFAQPLLNMQGRLSRLLLDNAFAARHPQAPVGLQLKQGEDNNLSRLTDSFHLNLDALGFLSFVVGLFIVHAAIGLALEQRRGLLRTLRACGVSARMLILSLGVELGVLALLGGVLGVASGYLLASLLLPDVAASLRGLYGAEVAGQLSLSPGWWLAGLGLSLLGALLAGASSLWRAARLPLLALANAQAWHEAHGRWLRRQGWVAVAALLIALLALELGNSLAAGFVLMAALLLGAALGLPVLLNALLNGVLGRSRSVLGQWFLADCRQQLPALSLALMALLLALAANIGAGSMTSGFRQTFNHWLEQRLTAELYLNPQNPAQAQQLHTWLAQQPLVQAVLPSWQVAVQLQGWPAELFGVVDNPTYRQHWPLLEATSTPWDRLLQDDSVMLSEQLARRLNVRLGDRVQVPTPQGTWAPEIVGIYADYGNPKGHLLVNAKHLLAHWPTLSPVRFNLRVAPQDVQPLVGEVQREFALEDSRIVDQQQLKGWSSQVFERTFAATAALNSLTLGVAGVALFISLLTQSQSRLGHLAPLWALGVTRRQLMLLNLGQTWLLAVLTLVLALPLGLLLAWCLDAVINVQAFGWRLPLQVFPGQLAQLMGLALLATLLASAWPLWQLYRSRPADLLRTFANED, from the coding sequence ATGGCGGTGTTCTGCTGGGCGTTGCGTGCGTTGTTGAGCCACTGGCGCCGTCACCCGGTGCAGTTTTTCAGCGTGCTGACCGGCCTGTGGCTGGCTACGGCATTATTGACGGGCGTGCAGGCGCTCAACAGCCAGGCACGGGACGGCTATGCGCGCGCCAGCCAATTGATCGGCGGCGAACCGCAGGCCAGCTTGAGCGCACCGGACGGCGCCGCCTTCCCCCAAGCGCTGTTTGCGCAGTTGCGCCGCGCGGGGTGGCCGGTGTCACCGGTGGTGCAGGGGCGGGTGGTACTCAAGGGGCATGAGGAGCAGCGGCTGCAATTGATGGGCATTGAGCCGGTATCGTTACCTGGCAGCGGCAGCGTGGCCGGGCAGCGCTTGAGCCAGGCACAGATGCTGGCGTTTTTCCAGGCGCCGGGGCGTACCTGGGTTGCCGCGCAAACCTTGGAGGCGCTCGGTTTGCACGCGGGCGAACAACCGCTGACGGCCAGCGGGCAGCGCTTGCCGCCGTTGCAGGTTCAACCGGACATGGCCCCCGGTATGCTGCTTACCGATATCGGTTTTGCCCAACCCTTGCTGAACATGCAGGGGCGGTTGTCGCGCTTGCTGCTGGACAACGCCTTCGCCGCGCGCCATCCCCAAGCGCCCGTCGGGTTGCAACTCAAGCAGGGCGAGGACAACAACCTCTCACGTCTCACCGATAGCTTTCATCTGAACCTCGACGCCTTGGGCTTTTTGTCCTTCGTGGTCGGGTTGTTTATCGTGCACGCAGCCATCGGCCTGGCCCTGGAACAACGGCGGGGTTTGTTGCGCACTTTGCGTGCCTGCGGGGTCAGTGCGCGAATGCTGATCCTGAGCCTGGGGGTCGAACTGGGCGTTCTGGCATTGCTGGGCGGTGTACTCGGGGTCGCCAGTGGTTACCTGCTGGCCAGCCTGTTGCTGCCGGACGTCGCCGCCAGCTTGCGCGGCCTGTACGGGGCCGAAGTGGCAGGTCAACTGAGCTTGAGCCCGGGGTGGTGGCTTGCAGGGCTGGGCTTGAGCCTGCTCGGCGCCTTGCTCGCAGGGGCCAGCAGCCTGTGGCGTGCGGCGCGTTTGCCGTTGCTGGCGCTGGCCAATGCACAGGCCTGGCATGAGGCCCACGGGCGCTGGTTGCGGCGCCAGGGTTGGGTGGCGGTTGCGGCGCTGCTCATTGCACTGCTGGCCCTGGAATTGGGCAACAGCCTGGCCGCCGGATTCGTGCTGATGGCGGCGTTGCTGCTGGGCGCTGCACTGGGTTTGCCGGTGTTGCTCAATGCGCTGTTGAACGGCGTGCTGGGGCGCAGTCGTTCGGTACTGGGCCAGTGGTTCCTCGCCGACTGTCGCCAGCAACTGCCAGCCTTGAGCCTGGCACTCATGGCGCTGTTGCTGGCCCTGGCGGCCAATATTGGCGCAGGCTCCATGACCTCGGGTTTTCGCCAGACCTTCAACCACTGGCTGGAACAACGTCTGACCGCCGAGCTTTACCTCAACCCGCAAAATCCGGCTCAGGCGCAGCAACTGCACACATGGTTGGCACAGCAGCCGCTGGTGCAGGCGGTGCTGCCCAGCTGGCAGGTCGCGGTGCAGTTGCAAGGCTGGCCGGCGGAGCTGTTTGGTGTGGTCGACAACCCCACCTATCGTCAGCACTGGCCGTTGCTGGAGGCGACGAGCACACCCTGGGACCGCTTGCTGCAAGACGATAGCGTGATGCTCAGCGAGCAGTTGGCGCGGCGCTTGAACGTGCGCCTGGGCGACAGGGTTCAAGTCCCCACCCCTCAGGGCACATGGGCACCGGAAATCGTCGGAATCTACGCCGACTATGGCAACCCCAAGGGCCATCTGCTGGTCAACGCCAAGCACCTGTTGGCTCATTGGCCGACGCTGTCACCGGTGCGTTTCAACCTGCGCGTGGCGCCCCAGGATGTGCAGCCGCTGGTGGGTGAAGTGCAGCGTGAGTTCGCCCTGGAAGACAGCCGTATCGTCGATCAACAACAACTCAAGGGATGGTCCAGTCAGGTCTTCGAACGCACCTTCGCCGCCACTGCTGCGTTGAATAGCCTGACCCTGGGCGTGGCGGGCGTGGCATTGTTCATCAGCCTGCTGACCCAGAGCCAGAGTCGCCTCGGGCACCTTGCGCCGTTGTGGGCGCTGGGGGTGACGCGCCGCCAACTGATGCTGCTCAACCTTGGCCAGACCTGGCTGCTGGCGGTACTGACGCTGGTCCTTGCGTTGCCGTTGGGGCTGTTGCTGGCGTGGTGCCTGGATGCGGTGATCAACGTCCAGGCGTTCGGCTGGCGCCTGCCGTTGCAGGTATTCCCCGGGCAGCTTGCGCAGTTGATGGGGCTGGCGTTGCTTGCGACATTGCTGGCCTCGGCCTGGCCGCTATGGCAGCTCTACCGCAGCCGCCCGGCGGATTTGTTGAGGACCTTTGCAAATGAAGATTAA
- a CDS encoding ABC transporter ATP-binding protein, whose product MLQVQGVIKHYATPQGPLAVLAGVDLYLGPRSSLALMGESGSGKSTLLHLVAGLDRVDGGSIRIGEQRLDQLNEGQLAHWRRTEIGLVFQQFNLIGSLRVEDNLAFQARLAGRFDPHWQAQLVERLGLGDLLKRYPEQLSGGQQQRVAVGRALASRPGLLLADEPTGNLDETTSDEVLQLLLDLLQDSPTSLLMVTHSPRLAARLDQQVLLHHGRVVPMDAR is encoded by the coding sequence ATGTTGCAGGTACAAGGGGTTATCAAACACTACGCCACTCCCCAAGGTCCGCTGGCCGTGCTGGCCGGTGTCGACCTGTATCTGGGGCCGCGCAGCAGTCTGGCGCTGATGGGCGAGTCGGGCAGTGGCAAAAGCACCTTGCTGCACCTGGTGGCCGGCCTGGATCGGGTCGACGGCGGCAGCATCCGCATTGGCGAGCAGCGCTTGGACCAGCTCAACGAAGGGCAACTGGCCCATTGGCGCCGTACCGAAATCGGCCTGGTGTTCCAGCAGTTCAACCTGATCGGCAGCTTGCGTGTGGAGGACAACCTGGCATTCCAGGCGCGCCTGGCGGGGCGCTTCGATCCGCATTGGCAGGCGCAGTTGGTGGAACGTCTGGGGCTGGGCGATTTGCTCAAGCGTTATCCGGAGCAACTGTCTGGCGGTCAGCAGCAGCGGGTGGCGGTAGGGCGGGCGCTGGCCTCGCGTCCGGGTTTGCTGTTGGCCGATGAGCCCACCGGCAACCTCGACGAAACCACCAGCGATGAGGTGCTGCAGTTGCTGTTGGATCTGCTGCAGGACAGCCCTACCAGCCTGTTGATGGTCACCCACAGCCCACGGCTGGCGGCACGCCTGGACCAGCAGGTGCTGCTGCACCATGGCCGTGTCGTACCGATGGACGCGCGCTGA
- a CDS encoding histidine phosphatase family protein, translating into MNSVADMILANPEPKWARLKRLKKYRLPVLGISLVGLLLTGFLLWPSSPLDLGVGNRLVTSGVLASWRQGDLVVLVRHEERCDRSTNPCFGPASGLTIQGTQRATALGKAFDSLGMEATDVLSSPTTRTAQTSLFMFGKTELSPGPLAICGDAMAEEILSHKQPSRNLMLITHSACMSDFQTSLGFPHAAAAEYGSALFVKVLPNGKLEAMGTLKIQQWAAVLKQL; encoded by the coding sequence GTGAATAGCGTGGCAGACATGATCCTGGCCAATCCAGAACCCAAATGGGCAAGGTTGAAGCGCCTGAAAAAATACCGCCTGCCTGTGCTGGGCATCAGCTTAGTCGGCCTGCTGCTCACAGGTTTTCTGTTGTGGCCCTCTTCCCCGCTTGACCTGGGGGTCGGCAATCGCCTGGTCACCTCCGGGGTGCTCGCCAGTTGGCGCCAGGGCGACCTGGTGGTACTGGTGCGTCATGAAGAACGCTGCGACCGCTCGACAAATCCTTGTTTCGGCCCTGCCAGCGGCCTCACGATCCAGGGCACGCAACGCGCGACCGCACTGGGCAAAGCCTTTGACTCATTGGGCATGGAGGCCACCGACGTGCTGAGCAGCCCGACCACGCGCACTGCCCAAACCTCGCTGTTCATGTTCGGCAAGACCGAGCTGTCCCCGGGCCCGCTCGCCATTTGCGGGGATGCCATGGCGGAGGAAATCCTCAGCCATAAACAGCCGAGTCGCAACCTCATGTTGATCACCCACAGCGCCTGCATGAGCGACTTCCAGACGAGCCTGGGCTTTCCCCATGCCGCAGCGGCCGAATATGGCAGTGCACTGTTCGTCAAGGTATTGCCCAACGGCAAACTTGAGGCAATGGGCACTCTGAAAATCCAGCAATGGGCCGCAGTACTTAAACAACTTTAA
- the arnT gene encoding lipid IV(A) 4-amino-4-deoxy-L-arabinosyltransferase, with translation MTRLNPLPWLILGFAVFFLLPLGFHGLWIPDETRYAQVSQEMLMSGNWVAPHFMGVRYFEKPAAGYWLIALGQAVFGENLFGVRIASVLATALSVLLAYLIARRLWNDPRKSFACALLYMSFGLVAGQAGYSNLDPQFTLWVNLSLVALWFALDSPTLRGRLGCWALLGLACGMGFMTKGFLAWLLPVLVAVPYLIWQRRVGELLRYGPVAIMVAVLVCLPWALAIHVREPDYWRFFFWHEHIRRFASDNAQHARPFWFFLPIMVVACLPWAALLPTTLCKAWNEKRQPAIAFLALWWLLPLGFFSLSKGKLPTYIMPCLLPLALLMGHGLIDLIKQGKARTIVINGAVNFVLGMAAMVGLIYLQITDPLYGNSHAEMFSLSLAFIVLLGWILANLLQAVRPLTLWAMPALGIGLLVALLPAGMPQLIADNEMPDQFVLEHLDELQHTRALLSNELGLASALSWRLREPEVAFYGTEGELRYGLHYEEAAHRKVTLDNVQAWLAQARERGSVGVLMRVRSTSEHREEGQLPPGGKRYRKGNLVLTIYPQQP, from the coding sequence ATGACCCGCTTGAACCCTCTGCCCTGGTTAATCCTGGGCTTTGCCGTTTTTTTCTTGCTGCCCCTGGGCTTTCACGGCCTGTGGATTCCGGATGAAACCCGTTATGCCCAGGTCAGCCAGGAAATGCTGATGAGCGGCAACTGGGTAGCGCCGCACTTTATGGGCGTGCGTTATTTCGAAAAACCCGCCGCGGGCTATTGGCTGATTGCCCTGGGCCAGGCGGTGTTTGGCGAAAACCTGTTCGGCGTGCGCATCGCCTCGGTCCTGGCCACGGCGTTGAGTGTGCTGCTGGCCTACCTGATCGCGCGGCGCCTGTGGAACGACCCACGTAAAAGCTTCGCCTGCGCCCTGCTCTATATGAGCTTTGGCCTGGTGGCCGGGCAAGCCGGGTATTCCAACCTTGATCCGCAATTTACCTTGTGGGTCAACCTGAGCCTGGTCGCCCTGTGGTTTGCTCTCGACAGCCCCACCTTACGTGGGCGTCTGGGTTGCTGGGCCTTGTTGGGGCTGGCGTGCGGCATGGGGTTCATGACCAAGGGGTTTCTGGCATGGCTGCTGCCGGTATTGGTCGCGGTGCCTTACCTGATCTGGCAGCGCCGCGTCGGTGAGTTGCTGCGCTACGGGCCGGTGGCGATTATGGTCGCGGTACTGGTTTGCCTGCCGTGGGCATTGGCGATCCATGTGCGGGAACCGGATTACTGGCGCTTTTTCTTCTGGCACGAACACATTCGCCGCTTCGCCTCCGACAATGCGCAACATGCGCGGCCGTTCTGGTTCTTCCTGCCGATCATGGTCGTGGCGTGTCTGCCGTGGGCCGCATTGCTGCCGACAACACTGTGCAAGGCCTGGAACGAAAAACGCCAGCCGGCGATTGCCTTTCTCGCCCTGTGGTGGCTGCTGCCCCTGGGCTTTTTCAGCCTGAGCAAAGGCAAGTTGCCGACCTACATCATGCCCTGCCTGCTGCCCCTGGCGCTGCTGATGGGCCACGGCTTGATCGACCTGATCAAGCAAGGCAAGGCACGTACGATTGTGATCAACGGCGCGGTCAATTTCGTTCTCGGCATGGCGGCCATGGTCGGGCTGATTTACCTGCAAATCACCGACCCGCTGTACGGCAACAGCCACGCCGAGATGTTCAGCCTGTCCCTGGCTTTTATCGTGCTGCTGGGCTGGATCCTCGCCAACCTGTTGCAAGCGGTGCGCCCGCTGACGTTGTGGGCGATGCCGGCGCTGGGCATTGGCTTGCTGGTAGCCCTGTTGCCGGCGGGAATGCCGCAGTTGATAGCGGATAACGAAATGCCCGACCAGTTCGTGCTTGAGCACCTGGACGAACTGCAACACACCCGTGCTTTGCTGAGCAACGAACTGGGCCTGGCATCGGCCTTGTCATGGCGCCTGCGTGAGCCAGAGGTGGCGTTTTACGGCACCGAGGGCGAGCTGCGCTACGGCTTGCATTACGAAGAAGCGGCGCACCGCAAGGTCACGCTCGACAACGTGCAAGCCTGGTTGGCCCAAGCCCGCGAGCGAGGTTCGGTGGGCGTGCTGATGCGGGTCCGCAGCACCAGCGAACACCGCGAAGAAGGGCAATTGCCGCCCGGCGGCAAGCGCTATCGCAAGGGCAACCTGGTACTGACGATTTACCCCCAACAACCTTGA
- a CDS encoding ArnT family glycosyltransferase, with translation MSLWKTERGALVLLLGVSALLLLLGLGSRDLWGPETRWANIALQMLQSGDYFDPYLKGTPYYDKPLPSYWLISGFASLMGGLGPWSLRLSSVIAAWLSIWLVYLIGERLFRKGTGLIAGWMLATTFYFLFWARVATADVLTVCGVLAAVWWYWRGPEDTRLGRYTMFFLLLAATSLFKGLIGFVLPGLVLLPHLLSQQRYKRHLNLRLLLAMLIAAAFYAIPFVLSQRYGAPSYGESGLALVFRENVVRFFDPFDHMGPIYTYLIYLPVYTLPWAPCWLLGLWLAVRHWRHTPPNVRWLVWGLGLLFAFFTASGSRRSYYVLPLVPFAQLLAAWWLSERLKKKPASWPRWQKGFGISAGLLLLVLGVIYPWTTGNGGVTRFAEDVQAQAVKNAPWDQWQMVLVEVDNKLPMYLQNHGKPFYYVSETQDYPRQGDSAAFMAWLEKTSGQRFDPQHTIIIAQYSREDPMPLAFLGVDHRVVTTQSDNGERLFQKREGGSVAFVPMPR, from the coding sequence ATGAGCCTATGGAAAACCGAACGCGGCGCCCTGGTTTTACTGCTGGGCGTTTCGGCCTTGCTTTTACTGCTGGGCCTGGGCAGCCGCGACCTGTGGGGGCCGGAAACGCGCTGGGCCAACATCGCCCTGCAGATGCTGCAAAGCGGTGATTACTTCGACCCGTATCTCAAAGGCACGCCGTATTACGACAAACCCCTGCCCTCCTACTGGCTGATCAGCGGCTTCGCCAGCTTGATGGGCGGCCTTGGCCCGTGGTCGTTGCGCCTGTCATCGGTGATTGCGGCGTGGCTGAGTATCTGGCTGGTGTACCTGATCGGCGAACGGCTGTTTCGCAAAGGCACAGGCTTGATCGCCGGCTGGATGCTCGCCACCACCTTCTACTTCCTGTTCTGGGCCAGGGTCGCCACCGCCGACGTGCTGACCGTGTGCGGCGTGCTGGCAGCCGTGTGGTGGTATTGGCGCGGGCCGGAAGACACCAGGCTTGGGCGCTACACGATGTTTTTCCTGTTGCTGGCAGCGACGTCACTGTTCAAGGGCTTGATCGGTTTTGTGCTGCCTGGGCTGGTGCTGCTGCCGCACCTGCTCAGCCAGCAGCGCTACAAACGCCACCTCAATCTGCGTCTGCTGTTGGCCATGCTGATCGCCGCGGCGTTTTACGCGATTCCTTTCGTACTGTCCCAGCGCTACGGCGCGCCCTCTTATGGCGAGAGCGGTCTGGCGTTGGTGTTCAGGGAAAACGTGGTGCGTTTCTTCGACCCCTTCGATCACATGGGGCCGATCTACACCTACCTGATCTACCTGCCGGTCTACACCCTGCCCTGGGCCCCCTGCTGGCTACTGGGCCTGTGGCTGGCGGTGCGGCACTGGCGCCACACCCCACCCAACGTGCGCTGGCTGGTGTGGGGCCTGGGCCTGTTGTTTGCATTCTTCACCGCCAGCGGCAGCCGCCGCAGCTACTACGTACTGCCGCTGGTGCCCTTTGCCCAACTGCTCGCCGCCTGGTGGCTGAGCGAACGCCTAAAGAAAAAACCGGCGAGCTGGCCGCGCTGGCAAAAAGGCTTCGGCATCAGCGCAGGCCTGCTCTTGCTGGTGCTGGGGGTGATCTACCCCTGGACTACCGGCAACGGCGGCGTGACCCGCTTCGCCGAGGATGTGCAAGCCCAAGCCGTGAAAAACGCACCATGGGACCAATGGCAAATGGTGCTGGTGGAGGTCGACAACAAGCTGCCCATGTACCTGCAAAACCACGGCAAGCCCTTCTACTACGTCAGCGAAACCCAGGACTACCCCCGCCAGGGCGACAGCGCCGCGTTCATGGCCTGGCTGGAAAAGACCAGCGGCCAAAGGTTCGATCCGCAACACACGATTATCATCGCGCAGTATTCCAGGGAAGACCCGATGCCGCTGGCGTTTCTGGGCGTGGATCATCGAGTGGTCACTACGCAATCGGATAATGGCGAGCGCTTGTTTCAGAAGCGTGAGGGAGGGAGCGTGGCGTTTGTTCCGATGCCACGCTGA
- a CDS encoding LysR substrate-binding domain-containing protein produces the protein MAQRPPPTPMLQAFVSAAQTGSFARAASELNLTASAISHQIAGLEEWWGVQLFERHSRGVKLTAAAQALLPVAEGFFKDLDAVLHSLSPGKPQPLYLACTSSLCSTWLIPRMHGSHAHASFNLDLVLTSVDMSSSSLSAHQYDVAVVMGYGDYPDHHVELLMRDAVFPVCSPAFARIHGDIALTDIAQYPLIHRVDDQVCPGWESWFAFQGLQAPPYHHGPRFPDSSLAISLAVKGGGIALGRTALVHDALKEGALVALEAPVMMSPAAYYIICREGRQSEPDIARLFDWLKAQADEFVCEV, from the coding sequence ATGGCCCAACGTCCGCCCCCGACCCCTATGCTTCAAGCCTTCGTGAGTGCCGCGCAGACCGGCAGTTTTGCGCGTGCCGCATCCGAGTTGAACCTCACCGCCAGCGCTATCAGTCATCAAATCGCAGGTCTGGAAGAGTGGTGGGGGGTGCAGTTGTTCGAGCGCCACTCACGGGGCGTCAAACTCACGGCGGCGGCGCAGGCACTGTTGCCGGTGGCCGAAGGTTTTTTCAAAGACCTGGATGCTGTGCTGCATTCGCTCAGTCCCGGTAAACCTCAACCGCTTTACCTCGCCTGTACGTCCTCTCTGTGCTCAACCTGGCTGATTCCCAGGATGCATGGCTCTCATGCTCACGCGTCGTTCAATCTGGATTTGGTGTTGACCAGCGTGGACATGAGCAGCAGCAGCTTGAGTGCGCATCAGTATGACGTCGCCGTGGTGATGGGGTACGGCGACTATCCGGACCACCATGTCGAGCTTTTGATGCGCGATGCGGTATTTCCTGTATGTTCGCCAGCGTTTGCGCGTATACACGGCGATATTGCCCTGACGGATATCGCCCAGTACCCATTGATTCATCGGGTGGATGATCAAGTGTGTCCAGGGTGGGAGAGCTGGTTTGCCTTCCAGGGGCTGCAAGCACCGCCCTATCACCATGGCCCACGCTTTCCTGATTCCAGTTTGGCTATCAGCCTGGCGGTAAAAGGCGGGGGAATTGCGTTGGGCAGAACTGCACTGGTACATGACGCGTTGAAGGAGGGAGCCTTGGTTGCGCTGGAAGCTCCTGTGATGATGTCGCCGGCTGCCTATTACATCATTTGCCGAGAGGGTCGTCAGTCGGAGCCGGATATCGCTCGGTTGTTTGATTGGCTCAAGGCGCAGGCTGACGAGTTTGTGTGCGAAGTTTAA
- a CDS encoding EamA family transporter encodes MDNSDIAITLVLISAFMHATWNAVVRAGSSRFMTLAMVDGTALLICLAALPLVHVPSLEVWGYVLVSVVLNTIYRLFLIKAYETGDFGQVYPVMRGVPPVLVALFSYFLLHEQLSFQAMAGVLMICVGIISLTFVRRMTAHMLKPILMAVCAGAFIASYTVVDAKGVRASETVLQYIIYLTVFQSIPIPLLALIKARPAFTQTIRCHWRVGMLGGVFYLASYGLVLFALSLDAVAKVSALRETSVIIGTIIAALFFHERFGWRRMLSAFVIVGGIILIKVSN; translated from the coding sequence ATGGACAACTCCGATATCGCGATCACCCTGGTCTTGATCTCCGCCTTCATGCACGCCACTTGGAATGCCGTAGTACGCGCCGGAAGCAGTCGCTTCATGACTTTGGCAATGGTCGATGGCACCGCATTGCTGATCTGTCTGGCAGCGCTGCCGTTGGTTCATGTGCCAAGCCTTGAGGTGTGGGGCTATGTGCTGGTTTCCGTAGTGCTCAATACGATCTATCGATTGTTTCTGATCAAGGCTTACGAGACCGGCGATTTCGGTCAGGTTTACCCGGTCATGCGTGGTGTGCCGCCGGTACTGGTTGCGCTTTTTTCCTACTTCTTACTGCATGAGCAGCTGTCGTTTCAGGCGATGGCAGGTGTGCTGATGATTTGCGTGGGGATCATCAGCCTGACATTTGTGCGCAGGATGACGGCGCACATGCTCAAGCCGATCCTGATGGCGGTGTGCGCTGGAGCGTTCATTGCGTCCTATACGGTGGTGGACGCCAAAGGCGTGCGAGCCAGTGAGACGGTGCTGCAATACATCATTTATCTGACGGTATTCCAGAGCATCCCGATCCCGTTATTGGCGTTGATCAAGGCGCGTCCGGCATTCACCCAGACCATCCGCTGCCACTGGCGGGTAGGAATGTTGGGAGGGGTGTTTTACCTGGCGTCCTACGGCCTGGTGTTGTTTGCGTTGTCCCTGGATGCGGTAGCCAAGGTGTCCGCGTTGCGGGAAACCAGTGTTATTATCGGCACCATTATTGCCGCACTGTTTTTTCATGAACGGTTTGGCTGGCGGCGAATGCTGTCGGCATTCGTCATTGTTGGCGGGATCATCCTGATCAAAGTGAGCAACTGA
- a CDS encoding AAA family ATPase, with protein sequence MKRLLVDELNLRYAQHVLFNSASLAVEAGAITGLLGPNGSGKTSFFDVVCGLKKMNGGKVHHSFSKLLYLSQIIATPPVFRMFDVFKMMMLFCSDTPITQRHALDKIEKWSPGIAERYREIWAKKSSLCSYGEKRWFFTLSLLSVNADLVILDEPTAGVDPEFRYHIWRCLEGAAAEGVAVLVSSHNVDEIITHCDDFYMLSQQRFNRFTDAEGFMSSYGGSTLDEAFIHAASLPKI encoded by the coding sequence ATGAAAAGGCTGCTCGTGGATGAACTGAATTTAAGGTATGCCCAGCATGTTTTATTCAATAGCGCTTCATTGGCGGTCGAGGCGGGGGCGATCACAGGTTTGTTGGGGCCTAATGGATCCGGAAAAACCAGCTTTTTTGACGTGGTCTGTGGTCTGAAAAAAATGAATGGCGGGAAAGTGCATCATTCATTTTCCAAGCTGCTTTACCTATCGCAAATCATCGCAACGCCGCCTGTCTTTCGCATGTTTGATGTTTTCAAGATGATGATGCTTTTTTGTTCCGACACGCCGATTACGCAACGGCACGCCTTGGACAAAATTGAAAAGTGGAGCCCCGGCATTGCTGAGCGTTACCGCGAAATCTGGGCGAAAAAATCATCCCTTTGCAGCTATGGTGAAAAGCGCTGGTTTTTTACGCTGTCCTTGCTGTCCGTCAACGCAGACCTGGTGATTCTGGATGAGCCGACTGCGGGTGTTGACCCCGAATTTCGTTATCACATCTGGAGGTGTCTGGAGGGAGCGGCCGCAGAGGGAGTCGCGGTACTTGTTTCATCACATAACGTCGATGAGATCATCACTCACTGCGATGATTTCTACATGCTGAGCCAACAGCGTTTCAATCGTTTCACCGATGCCGAGGGCTTCATGAGCAGTTACGGTGGCAGTACCTTGGATGAGGCATTTATTCACGCAGCGAGCCTGCCCAAAATCTGA